CCCGTCTGGATGCAGTGTTGAATGCGCTGGTCATCGATGAGGAGCGTGCGCTGGAGGAGCTGAACAGCGACTGGACTGCTTCGCAAGAGATTGCTGACCGTCTGATGCGCGATCATGGCCTGCCGTTCCGCGAAGGACATCACGTGGCCTCCGAGATCGTCACCTACGCCCGCCAGAACGGGCTCGGGCCGCTTGATTTCCCCTATCCCGAGGCGCAGCGGATTTATGCAGAGGCGGTCATGGGCACCGACGCGCCGGCAGAGCTTCCCTTTGCCGAGGACGCGTTTCGCGAGATACTTGATCCGGAGGCGATCATCCGGGCCCGTGCGACCTCCGGCGGGCCACAACCTGACGAGATGACGCGCATGATCGATACCGCGCGCACCCGGCTGGATGATCACGGCGCTTGGATCGTGGAGCGGCGTGAGGTCGTCACGGCTGCGCTCCTGACGCTCGATGAAGACTTTGAAGGCCTCGGCCAGAACTGACTGCAGGTGGTGCAAACTTTAAGGGCCGTGGAAATCCTCTGCCATGGCCCTGAACGGGTCGGCAGCTGCAAGCACTGGACCTGCAGGGGCCTGCTCTAACGACTTCTAACTCTAGGGATTTGGAAGTTTCAACCTGCCGCCAGCTGCCGCGTCAGTTCTGCGGCCAGGGTCCGCGCCTGTTCGCGGATGTCGGGGATGGCGGTGATTTCCCAGAAGGCGGCGCGCGAGGTGGGGCCGATGGCGCGCAGGCGGGGGTCGGGGCGGCCTTCGGCGTCGATCACCGCGCAGTCGGGGGCGACGTCCAGGCCGAGGCGCAGCGGATCGATCCGCGCGCGGCCCGAGGCCAGCAGATCGGCGATCAGGGGGGTGGCGTTCACCTGCGGATCGCGGCGGATGCCGCGGCAGTCGACGATGCGCGAGGCGTCCAGCGACAGCGCAGCCTCCTGCCCGCGCGGGCGCCAGTGGGCCCGCAGGATCGCGCCGTCGCGACTGGCGCCCAGAAAGCTGCCCGCCAGCTGGCGCATGCGCCCGGTCCTCAGCGCCAGGTGGATCGGCGCGGCGCTTTCCGGGGGCAGGCGGTGGCGATGCACCTCCCACCAGGGTGCGGCATGGCGCAGGAAGCGGGCGCGGTCCTCGGTGGGCATGGCGCGCCAGAGGGCCGACAGATGCGGGCGGATGCCGTCTATCGCATCGCGCCAGGTGCCGCCCTGCGCCTCGGCCTGCGCGACCAGCCCGCGCAGCCAGGACATGAGGGCGCTGACCGGGGCGCCCAGGGGCACCTCGGCGCGGGCGACGGGCAGCGGCAGGCCCGTCGCATGGATCCGCGGCAGCTGCGCGCGGCGCGAAATCGCCACGATCTCTCCGCGATGGCCCTGGGACATCAGGCTGATGGCCTGGTCGATCATCGACAGGCCCGATCCGATGATGACCACGCGCCCGCCCGGCGGCGGCGGGGGCGCGGGCTCCCACGCGCCCAGCACCAGCCCCTCGGGGTCGGGCTCGGGCACCGCATGGCCCGTGGCCAGCACGGCGGTGCCTGCGGTGACGGTCTGGCCGTCGTCCAGATGGGCCACGACACCCAAGGCCGAGGTCGCCAGACGCGTGCAACCAGCCCGGATGCAGTGCAGCCGGCCATCCGCCGACAGGGGCGCCAGCAGGTCGGTCAGATAGGCGCCATAGGTTGTGCGGCTGACGAAGCTGGCGCCCGTCGCCTCATGCCCGCACGCGGCCAGCCAGCGGCGGAAATGGTCGGGATCGTCAGGGAATGCGCTCATGTTGGCGACGCGGGTGTTCAGCAGATGGCCGGGATCGGCGGTCGAATAGGCGACGCCGCAGCCCAGCATGTGCCGCCCCTCGATCACGGTGACGCGCAGCGGCGCAGCGGGATCGCGCAGCAGGTGGGCGGCCAGCAGCACGCCGCTGGCGCCGCCGCCGACGATCACCACATGGGGCAGATGCGCGGTGGCGGGGGCGGGCCTAAGGGGAAGGGTGTCGATCTTCATGGCGGGACTCCTTGACGGGGATCAGAGGGCGGCGACCAGCACCATCGTCCAGAGCAGCAGGCTGGCGGCGAGGGCCAGCGGCACGATCGGGGCCGTGCCGGCGTCACGGTCGCGGGGATGGGTGCGGCGCAGATAGGCCTCGGTCTGGATGTCGAACATGAAAGCCTCCGATGCGGGGGGGTGGGGCTCAGGCGGTCAGGCGCAGCCGCGCGGGCTGCGGGGCGGGTCGTCCGAACATGCGGCGCAGGACCGAGGGCCTGCGGGTCTGGGCCAGCAGCGCGTCGCGCATCCGCTTGCCTGCCGGCCAGGGACCGAAGCCCGAGGCCGTGTTGACATGCCCGGCATGGCCCAGGTCATGGAGGTCCGCGCCCCAGTTGTCGGCCAGGCTGCGGCTGGTGTCGAAGCTCATCCACGGGTCGTTGCGGCTGGCCACGACCAGGGTCGGCACGTCGAAGCGCTCGCGCGGCAGGGCACCGAACCTGCGGATGCGGTCCGAGGACTGCGTGTCGGCCGGGGCGACCAGCAGGGCGGCGCGCACCCGCAGCCCCGGCCAGCGGGCCAGCAGATGCGCGATGGTGACCGAGCCGAGCGAATGCCCCACCAGGATGCTGTCGGGATGGGTCATGATATGGACGGCCAGCGTGGCCTCCCAGACCTCGCGGACGGGGCGCGTCATGTCGCCCATGTCCAGAAGCATCGCAGTCGGGTCGGTGCGGGCCCACCAGTCCTGCCAATGGGGCGCGGGCGAGCCGTCGAGGCCGGGGACGATCAGGGTCTTGGTCATCTGCATCTCCTCTTCGCATCTGTGAAATCAGGGTCAGTTCCGCGTCTTGATGCCGGGCGTGATCAAGGACTTGGCCGGGGTGTGAGAGGCTTCGGTTTGAGCGTCGGTCATGGGATCCTCCACGTCATCTCGTTAATCAACTATAAGACTACAATGTTAATCGTGTATTGCGAGTCTCAATTTGGGCGTCGAAACAGAAGGACGTTCTTCCGGTCGCGGTGCTGACGAAATGGCCGGTCGTGGGGCAGACCTTCCACGGCGGATTGTGAGGTGACGTTCTCGATCGCCGCTGCATCGATCAGCGCCTGTTGGACGCGGTCATAGGCCGCCCTTGCCGATTCGCGGTGCGCACTCTGGATCAAGCTGGCAAAGACGCCGCGAAGCTGCTGAACCCTGGGCAAGATAGGTGAAATCTCTCCCTGTCTGAGGTCAAAGAAGAGGGCGAAGTCGGCCCTTCGATGGCCTGAACAGCCCCATCGTCGCGATAGCTAACGGGGATTGAAACCTAAGCCAGTCCCAGCCTCGGCCGACACGTTCGGGGAGGAGGCAAATGAACCGTCAGGCTTGTGCTTGGCCTAAACCCGACCTTCGTGGGTATTCGCAACACTGCAGCGCAGCGTGCCAAACTGGCCATTCGTGCAGGGCGCGGCAACTCCGACCGTCGATGCTTAACTCTGCGCGATGACTGGCTTACGCGGACATATCCGTGTGACCGTTCCAGCCTCGGGGCATCTGTCCCTTCCCCCCTCCCGCGCCAAGCCCACCGCCACCTCGACGGTCACATGCTCCATTCCGGTCGTCTCGCGCACGCGGGCCTTCACGGCGCGGCGCACGTCGTCTGCCACCGCGCCGGGCGCAAGTTCGACCTCCAGCGTGGCCATCGGTCGTTCCTGCGTGATCGACCAGGCATGGACGTGATGGGCCCGGGCCACGCCGGGCAACGTGGCTTCCAGATCCGCCGCGACGGCACGGGCGTCGAAGCCTGCGGGCGCGCCTTCGAGCAGGATATGGCCGCTCTCGCGCAGAACGGCCCCGGCCGAGCGCAGGATGATGAGGGCCACGAGCACCG
The nucleotide sequence above comes from Paracoccus liaowanqingii. Encoded proteins:
- a CDS encoding FAD/NAD(P)-binding protein, with the protein product MKIDTLPLRPAPATAHLPHVVIVGGGASGVLLAAHLLRDPAAPLRVTVIEGRHMLGCGVAYSTADPGHLLNTRVANMSAFPDDPDHFRRWLAACGHEATGASFVSRTTYGAYLTDLLAPLSADGRLHCIRAGCTRLATSALGVVAHLDDGQTVTAGTAVLATGHAVPEPDPEGLVLGAWEPAPPPPPGGRVVIIGSGLSMIDQAISLMSQGHRGEIVAISRRAQLPRIHATGLPLPVARAEVPLGAPVSALMSWLRGLVAQAEAQGGTWRDAIDGIRPHLSALWRAMPTEDRARFLRHAAPWWEVHRHRLPPESAAPIHLALRTGRMRQLAGSFLGASRDGAILRAHWRPRGQEAALSLDASRIVDCRGIRRDPQVNATPLIADLLASGRARIDPLRLGLDVAPDCAVIDAEGRPDPRLRAIGPTSRAAFWEITAIPDIREQARTLAAELTRQLAAG
- a CDS encoding RBBP9/YdeN family alpha/beta hydrolase → MTKTLIVPGLDGSPAPHWQDWWARTDPTAMLLDMGDMTRPVREVWEATLAVHIMTHPDSILVGHSLGSVTIAHLLARWPGLRVRAALLVAPADTQSSDRIRRFGALPRERFDVPTLVVASRNDPWMSFDTSRSLADNWGADLHDLGHAGHVNTASGFGPWPAGKRMRDALLAQTRRPSVLRRMFGRPAPQPARLRLTA